The Bacillus sp. NEB1478 genome contains the following window.
CACCTTTTTTGTTAAGAAAAATTTGGAAGAGAAATGGTTTCTTGATCGGGATGATTTCATTTATCGTGCTCCTTTTTTTGTTATCTAACATGATTTGGAATATAAATGTGACCGGCGCAAATCCTAAGACTGAATACCAGCTAAAGAAAGCAGCTGTGGAATTGGGAATTACTAAAGGAAAACTTATATTCCTGCTTCCGAATGTAAGAGAAATACAAAGACAGCTGACAGAGAAGATGGAAAACGTAACTTGGATTGGTGTAACTCGGCACGGGACAACATATCGATTTGAAGTTGTTCAAAAAGAAATCCCAAAAGAGAAACACGTTACAGGGCCGAGTCATCTGGTGGCAACAAAAAAAGCCTTGATTCATTCCATGTTTGTTGAAAAAGGACAACCTGTTATTGCAGTTAATGATTATGTACAAAAAGGGTCTTTGCTGGTTTCAGGATTAATCGGAAAAGAGAAGAAACCGAAACTTGTAAGTGCCAAAGGGAAAGTATATGGTGAGGTTTGGTATGAAACAAAAGTTTCAGTACCTTTAAATACATCTTTTCAGACATATACAGGGAAATATAAGAACAGGCATTACGTTTCATTATTCGGTCTAAATGTACCTGTCTTCGGGTTTTCTGATGGAGAATTCAAAGCAAAGACAGAAACAATAAATGAGACTCCTCTATACTTGGCGAAATGGAAAACACCTTTTTCATATTTGAAAAAGGAAATTCGGGAAACAGACGGGGTAAAAAGGTCTTATACTAAGAAAGAAGCTATAGCGGTTGGGAAAAAGATGGCAATGAAAGAATTGCTAAAAAAAATTCCTGCTGATGCAACAATTAATGGCGAAAAAGTTTTGCTACAAAACGAGTCGAATGGTAAAGTAGCATTAACGATGCTCTACCAAGTTATAGAAAATATAGCATCTGAACAACCTATACCGATCCAACAAGGAGAATGAGTAGTTTGTCAGAAACAAAAAGACTTAATTCATTACAACTGGAAAATACTTCGGAAGCGTCTTCATTGTTCGGGCCGAACGATGCCTTCTTAAAAGTGATTGAAGACAAGCTTCATGTGAACATAGTTACCCGCGGAGAAGATATTTTAGTTTCTGGGGAGCTTGAAAAAGCGCAGATGGTCGAAGAGATTTTGTTTGTTCTGCTCAAATTAGTTCGAAAAGGAATTAAAATATCAGAACGGGATATTGTCTATGCAGTTCAGCTTGCCGAGAAGAACATGCTAGATGAATTAAGCGAACTTTATGAAGAAGAAATTGCAGTTACCGCTAAAGGAAAGCCAATTCGTGTAAAAACACTCGGGCAGCGCCATTATGTACAATCAATGAGAAAAAATGATCTTGTGTTTGGCATTGGACCAGCAGGCACAGGTAAAACATACTTAGCTGTTGTTATGGCAGTCAACGCACTTAAAGATGGCAGAATAAAGAAAATCGTACTTACACGACCGGCTGTAGAGGCTGGGGAAAGTTTAGGCTTTTTACCCGGTGACCTCAAGGAGAAAGTAGATCCATACCTGCGGCCTCTATACGATGCTCTTCATGACCTTTTAGGTGCTGAGCATACAGAAAGACTCATTGAGCGCGGTACGATTGAAATTGCCCCTTTAGCGTATATGAGAGGGCGTACACTGGACGAAAGCTTTGTTATACTTGATGAAGCACAAAATACAACTCCGGAACAGATGAAAATGTTTTTAACTCGTCTCGGTTTTGGATCAAAAATGGTAATTACAGGTGATATCACACAAATCGATTTGCCACGTGGAAAAGAATCTGGATTAAAGGTTACAAAACAAAGATTAGAAAAAGTAAATGGCATTGATTTTATTTATTTAAAACAGTTAGATGTGGTTAGGCATCCTCTTGTCCAAAGGATCATTGAAGCATATGAAGCGTCTGAAGAATAGGTCTCCTTTAATGGGAGACTTTTTTTTACTTTATAAGAAGTACCATATTTGTCCAACTTTTGCTAAGATTAGTATAGGATTCACAGTATAAGGAGTGGTAAAGTTTGACCAACCTGGGACGCTTGCTGTCGAAATATTTTAGATTAAGTGTAGCATCTGTATCTTTTATTATTATGGGAATCATTTTATATATTATATTAGTCAGTAACGTTATTCCGAATGTTGTAGACGTACGTGTCTATGAAAGAGCTCCGAGGGATATTCAATCTCCAATTACGATTCCATTAGAAGATCAGACAGAAGCCAAAAAAAGGCTTGCTGCAGAAAGTGTAAACAATGAGTATAGCTTTAATAAAGATGTTGCTTATGAACAATCTCAGCAATTAGGTGATTTAATCGATTTAATAAAGACAATCAACGAAACGGAAAGTAAAAAGAAGAAAGAGGAACCGCAGTTAACTTACGAACAGAAAGTTGATCAATTAAAGCAATACATAGATACTTCAGATATCTCTGAAGACACATTAACAGCAATGTTTCAGGCAACTGAAAGCGAATTAAGCAACATGAAGCGAATCACAGTTTCGGTGGTCAATATTGTCTTAAAAGAGCCGATAAAGGTAGAAGAAGTTGAGAATGCAAGAGATAAAGCGGTTGGTTTAATCCGCGATAATAGAAATTTATCCTATGGGTTAAGAATCGCAGCGGAAGAGATAACTCAAAGTTTTATTATTGCAAATAAAACATTGGACACGGAAAAAACACGGCAAAAACGAAAAGAAGCAAGCGACAAGGTAGAAGAAGTGGTTATAAGAGAAGGTGAAGTTCTCGCAAAAAGCGGGGCGGTTATTACACCGGAAATCTATCAAAGATTGAAAATCGTTGGGCTTCTTGATCAAGAAATGAAAACATACCCTTATTACGGTCTCTTCATTTTTGTTCTCATTTTGATGGCATCACTTTACTACTTCATGAAAGAAGAAAGAGCGAAAGAGCATTTCAAAAAGTACGTAACCATATATGCTTTATTATTCACCTTGACACTTGTTGTCATGAAACTAGTAAGTTTAAGTGCTGAAGCAGGGTTATCAAGTCTAATGTACCTTGTCCCTGTTGCTGCAGGTGCGATGATGATTAAGATGCTGTTTAACGAAGAATTGGCAGTTGTTTCTACTGTTATATTTGCTCTCAGTGCTGCTTTGATTTTTAATGAACAAACAACAGGGAACTTTAATTTTATTATGAGTTTATACGTCCTTTTTAATGGCATAGCCGGAATTGTTTTTTTAGGGAGAGCGCAGCAGCGTTCAAAAATTCTTCAAGCAGGTTTTTTTGTTTCTTTTATAGCCATCCTAACAGTAGCTAGTGTACTATTGCTTTTAAACGGGAAGTTTACATCATGGCAGATTGGGTTAGATCTTGGCTGTGCAGCTCTATCAGGATTTATTTCTGCTGTGCTTACTCTGGGTCTGCTGCCTGTTATTGAATCATCTTTTAATATTTTATCAGTCACTAAGCTTATTGAGCTTTCCAACCCCAATCACCCTATTTTGCGGAAAGTCCTAATGGAAGCTCCAGGGACGTATCACCATAGTATTATGGTTGCCAACCTTTCAGAAGCCGCGTGTGAATCAGTTGGAGCCAATGGACTATTGGCTCGGGTAGGTTCTTATTATCATGATGTAGGAAAAACAAAACGGCCACATTTCTTCATTGAAAATCAAATGAATATGGAGAATCCGCACGATAAAATTGCTCCTCAGCTTAGTAAAACAATTATTACCGCTCATCCATATGATGGGGCCGACATGCTGAAAGCGAATAAAATACCTAAAGAAATTATCGACATTGCAGAACAGCACCATGGGACGACACTGCTTAAATATTTCTATCATAAAGCCTCACAGCTATCGGAAAAAGAAGTGTCAGAATCAGATTTTCGCTACCCTGGTCCTAAAGCTCAAACAAAAGAGGTGGCAATCATCGGTATTTCGGATGCTGTAGAAGCTGCAGTAAGGTCTCTTTCAAAACCAACACCAGTAAAGATAGATCAAATTATTCGAAAAATTATTAATGATAGACTTGAAGATGGACAGTTTGATGAATGTGATCTTACTCTAAAGGAACTCGATACTGTTGCAAAGACTTTAAGTGAAACTCTTCAGGGAATTTTCCATTCCAGAATCGAGTATCCAGAAGAAACAAAAAAGGTGGAGAAACAATGACAAAATTACATGTGGAATATTTAAATGAAATGGATGAAAATAGTCAGGAATATGCCGAATTGATTTCGAACGTTCTTCAAAAAGCTGCAGAGATGGAAGGGACAGGCACTTCTGAAATCTCGGTAACTTTAGTTACAAAAGAAAGAATCCAAGAAATTAATAAAGAGTATAGAGATAAAGACAGTGTTACTGATGTTATCTCATTTGCAATGGAAGAAATGGGAGAAGACGAAATCGAAATTATTGGTGGAGAAGAGACTCGCTTCTTAGGAGATATCATCATTTGTGTTGAAGTTGCTGAAGAACAAGCATCTGATTTTGGGCATTCCATGGATAGAGAAATGGGATTCCTTGCTGTACATGGTTTGCTTCATTTACTTGGTTATGACCATATGAATGATGAAGATGAAAAAAGAATGTTTAGCCGCCAAGAAGAGATATTGGAGCAATATGGACTGAGAAGATGATTGAGTGGAAAAAGTTAATTTCGAGCTTTAAATACGCATTTGAAGGAATAGTAGCTGTATTTAAGAACGAACAAAATTTTAAAATTCACACCATTATAAGTGTAGTCGTTATTTTAACAGCGATTGCACTTGATTTTTCTAATCTTAGAATGATTATTCTGTTGATCATTATAGGCATGGTACTAGCCCTGGAATTAGTCAATACTGCTGTTGAAAAGACGGTAGATCTAGTCACTCAAAATGTTCATCCTTTGGCAAAGCAGGCGAAAGATGCTGCTGCAGGGGCGGTTTTGGTTTTTTCTATTTTTGCTGTTATAATCGGTATACTGTTATTTATAGAACCTATATTTAGCATCCTGCGTTAATACGCATAGAAAGTTGAGAAGGTGAAGATAAAATGAACAAAGAACAATTGATAGAACAAGCGAAATTAGCGAGAGAAAAAGCATATGTACCTTATTCTAAATTTAAAGTAGGTGCAGCATTACTTTCTGAAGATGGCAATGTTTACAACGGCGCTAATATTGAAAATGCAGCGTATAGTCTCACATGCTGTGCAGAAAGAACGGCTTTATTTAAAGCATACACAGAAGGCGATACTAAATTCAGTGCAATTGCTGTCGTAGCAGATACGAAGAGACCTGTACCTCCTTGCGGTGCATGCCGTCAAGTAATTTCAGAATTATGCCCTCCTGAAATGCCCGTGTATTTAACTAATTTAAATGGGGACGTGCAGGAGCTTAAAGTTAAAGAATTGCTGCCTGGAGCTTTTTCACCGGAGGATTTGAATGATTAAAGAAGGCTATAAATCTGGATTTGTTACGATTATCGGGAGACCTAATGTCGGAAAGTCAACTTTGTTAAATCAAGTTATTGGACAAAAGATCGCCATAATGAGTGATAAACCGCAAACGACGAGAAATAAAATTCAAGCCGTTTATACAACAGAAGAAGCGCAGGTTATTTTCATCGATACACCAGGCATTCACAAGCCAAAGCATAAACTCGGTGATTTTATGACTAGAACAGCACAGCAGACACTAAATGAAGTAGACTTGATTTTATTCGTTATTAATGCTGAGGAAGGCTATGGTCGAGGAGATCAATTCATCATTGACAGACTACAAAATGTAAAGAATCCAGTGTTTTTGGTAGTGAACAAAATTGACAAGGTTCACCCTGACAATTTGCTGCCATTGATTGATATGTACCGGAATAAATTAGATGTACAAGAAGTCGTTCCAATTTCAGCGTTAAACGGAAATAATGTGGATACATTGCTGAACCAGATTGTTTCTTACATGGAAGAAGGTCCACAATTTTATCCAGAAGACCAAGTAACGGACCATCCTGAACGATTCATTACAGCAGAATTAGTTCGCGAAAAAGTTCTTCATCTTACTCGTGAAGAAATTCCCCACTCTGTAGCTGTCGTTATTGAGGAAATGAAAGTACGCGAAGAAAAGAATGTAGTCTTTGTAAATGCGACGATTATTGTTGAACGTTCATCTCAAAAAGGAATCATTATTGGTAAACAAGGAAAGATGCTAAAAGAAATTGGAAAACGGGCACGAGCTGATATTGAAACACTTCTGGGATCCAGAGTATTTTTAGAACTTTATGTTAAAGTTCAGACGGATTGGAGAAACCGCCAGAAACAGCTTGCTGAATTCGGTTTCAACGAAGACGATTATTGATAAAAAACTGTTAATATTTCCTTGACATGAAATTTAACTCCCAAGGTCAACCTAGTTATATCAGGAGAAAAAACAAATAGAAAGGTGTGTCAATAATTATGAAAGAGTTTACATGGAAAGTTTTCTGTGAAACAGGCAATATTGATACCTATTTGTTATACAAAGAGCTAGACCATGAAATAACAGCAAGATCTGCAGTTATTCTTTCTGAAGAGCCTCTTGAGGATCCTCCTTTTCATTAAATAACGGGTTGCCATCTTACTTTCAGGATGGTGAAATACTATGCTTTATAAAGTAGAAGGAATAGTCATAAAAACCATTCCGTATGGTGAATCAAATACGATTATTACACTGTACACAAAAGAATTGGGAAAAATAGGCGTAATGGCAAGAGGGGCGAAAAAACCAAAAAGCCGCTTCACTTCCATTACGCAATTATTTACATATGGTATATTTGTTTTTCAAAGAACGAATAAAGGTTTAGGTACACTGCAGCAAGGAGAAGCTCTCTCGTCTTTTAGAAGGATACGTGAAGACCTCGTAAAAACAGCATATGCTGCCTATTTATCTGAACTGCTTGACCGGTTAACAACAGAAAATGACTTGAAACCAGATCTATTTGGCTGGATAAAGCAAGCCTTGGAATATATTGACCATGGTATTGATCCAGAGGTCATAACCTTTTTAT
Protein-coding sequences here:
- the yqfD gene encoding sporulation protein YqfD, giving the protein MNNKWNHNLKGNIRVEIIGQESSSFINSCLTSGIQIWDIQPLDNGRVLASLPVDDFKKVKRLLKEKKLKIRIREKNGTPFLLRKIWKRNGFLIGMISFIVLLFLLSNMIWNINVTGANPKTEYQLKKAAVELGITKGKLIFLLPNVREIQRQLTEKMENVTWIGVTRHGTTYRFEVVQKEIPKEKHVTGPSHLVATKKALIHSMFVEKGQPVIAVNDYVQKGSLLVSGLIGKEKKPKLVSAKGKVYGEVWYETKVSVPLNTSFQTYTGKYKNRHYVSLFGLNVPVFGFSDGEFKAKTETINETPLYLAKWKTPFSYLKKEIRETDGVKRSYTKKEAIAVGKKMAMKELLKKIPADATINGEKVLLQNESNGKVALTMLYQVIENIASEQPIPIQQGE
- a CDS encoding PhoH family protein, whose protein sequence is MSETKRLNSLQLENTSEASSLFGPNDAFLKVIEDKLHVNIVTRGEDILVSGELEKAQMVEEILFVLLKLVRKGIKISERDIVYAVQLAEKNMLDELSELYEEEIAVTAKGKPIRVKTLGQRHYVQSMRKNDLVFGIGPAGTGKTYLAVVMAVNALKDGRIKKIVLTRPAVEAGESLGFLPGDLKEKVDPYLRPLYDALHDLLGAEHTERLIERGTIEIAPLAYMRGRTLDESFVILDEAQNTTPEQMKMFLTRLGFGSKMVITGDITQIDLPRGKESGLKVTKQRLEKVNGIDFIYLKQLDVVRHPLVQRIIEAYEASEE
- a CDS encoding HD family phosphohydrolase, translating into MTNLGRLLSKYFRLSVASVSFIIMGIILYIILVSNVIPNVVDVRVYERAPRDIQSPITIPLEDQTEAKKRLAAESVNNEYSFNKDVAYEQSQQLGDLIDLIKTINETESKKKKEEPQLTYEQKVDQLKQYIDTSDISEDTLTAMFQATESELSNMKRITVSVVNIVLKEPIKVEEVENARDKAVGLIRDNRNLSYGLRIAAEEITQSFIIANKTLDTEKTRQKRKEASDKVEEVVIREGEVLAKSGAVITPEIYQRLKIVGLLDQEMKTYPYYGLFIFVLILMASLYYFMKEERAKEHFKKYVTIYALLFTLTLVVMKLVSLSAEAGLSSLMYLVPVAAGAMMIKMLFNEELAVVSTVIFALSAALIFNEQTTGNFNFIMSLYVLFNGIAGIVFLGRAQQRSKILQAGFFVSFIAILTVASVLLLLNGKFTSWQIGLDLGCAALSGFISAVLTLGLLPVIESSFNILSVTKLIELSNPNHPILRKVLMEAPGTYHHSIMVANLSEAACESVGANGLLARVGSYYHDVGKTKRPHFFIENQMNMENPHDKIAPQLSKTIITAHPYDGADMLKANKIPKEIIDIAEQHHGTTLLKYFYHKASQLSEKEVSESDFRYPGPKAQTKEVAIIGISDAVEAAVRSLSKPTPVKIDQIIRKIINDRLEDGQFDECDLTLKELDTVAKTLSETLQGIFHSRIEYPEETKKVEKQ
- the ybeY gene encoding rRNA maturation RNase YbeY, with the translated sequence MDENSQEYAELISNVLQKAAEMEGTGTSEISVTLVTKERIQEINKEYRDKDSVTDVISFAMEEMGEDEIEIIGGEETRFLGDIIICVEVAEEQASDFGHSMDREMGFLAVHGLLHLLGYDHMNDEDEKRMFSRQEEILEQYGLRR
- a CDS encoding diacylglycerol kinase family protein; amino-acid sequence: MIEWKKLISSFKYAFEGIVAVFKNEQNFKIHTIISVVVILTAIALDFSNLRMIILLIIIGMVLALELVNTAVEKTVDLVTQNVHPLAKQAKDAAAGAVLVFSIFAVIIGILLFIEPIFSILR
- a CDS encoding cytidine deaminase, with protein sequence MNKEQLIEQAKLAREKAYVPYSKFKVGAALLSEDGNVYNGANIENAAYSLTCCAERTALFKAYTEGDTKFSAIAVVADTKRPVPPCGACRQVISELCPPEMPVYLTNLNGDVQELKVKELLPGAFSPEDLND
- the era gene encoding GTPase Era; translation: MIKEGYKSGFVTIIGRPNVGKSTLLNQVIGQKIAIMSDKPQTTRNKIQAVYTTEEAQVIFIDTPGIHKPKHKLGDFMTRTAQQTLNEVDLILFVINAEEGYGRGDQFIIDRLQNVKNPVFLVVNKIDKVHPDNLLPLIDMYRNKLDVQEVVPISALNGNNVDTLLNQIVSYMEEGPQFYPEDQVTDHPERFITAELVREKVLHLTREEIPHSVAVVIEEMKVREEKNVVFVNATIIVERSSQKGIIIGKQGKMLKEIGKRARADIETLLGSRVFLELYVKVQTDWRNRQKQLAEFGFNEDDY
- a CDS encoding YqzL family protein, encoding MKEFTWKVFCETGNIDTYLLYKELDHEITARSAVILSEEPLEDPPFH
- the recO gene encoding DNA repair protein RecO; its protein translation is MLYKVEGIVIKTIPYGESNTIITLYTKELGKIGVMARGAKKPKSRFTSITQLFTYGIFVFQRTNKGLGTLQQGEALSSFRRIREDLVKTAYAAYLSELLDRLTTENDLKPDLFGWIKQALEYIDHGIDPEVITFLFEIKMMKTAGIVPELSKCVSCGKMEGNFSFSIREGGFLCERCAYKDPYRMNISSSAVRLLHMFYDFDLARLGNVTLKKETKRELRTLFDAYMDEYSGVFLKSKKFLKQLDQLSD